The following coding sequences are from one Homalodisca vitripennis isolate AUS2020 chromosome 7, UT_GWSS_2.1, whole genome shotgun sequence window:
- the LOC124366772 gene encoding putative gustatory receptor 28b yields the protein MLLTTKKLKILMNTYWMLCGAVHQANVFYCYQLISVIFNSFILITITCYTFFLYVRDGNMFSIVTEGAWILTHIYYVVVLVNSSTDVTNSAIETSQMICKFTNSSLDPVLRRKLEGFLLQFPHHNARFSALGYFPMHNETLTAMAGAVTTYLVILIQFQAQPPSI from the exons ATGCTCTTGACGACTAAGAAACTTAAAATActgatgaacacctactggatgctgtGTGGCGCCGTACACCAGGCTAATGTCTTCTACTGCTATCAGCTGATTTCCGTGATATTTAACTCATTTATTCTCATCACTATAACGTGTTACACCTTTTTCTTGTACGTCAGAGATGGCAATATGTTCTCCATCGTTACTGAAGGAGCCTGGATCCTTACTCATATTTACTACGTGGTTGTGTTGGTAAACTCAAGCACAGACGTCACTAACTCG GCTATCGAGACTAGCCAGATGATATGCAAGTTTACCAACAGTAGCCTGGACCCGGTCCTACGGAgaaag CTGGAAGGGTTTCTCCTGCAGTTTCCCCATCACAACGCAAGATTCTCTGCTCTTGGATACTTTCCGATGCACAACGAAACCCTCACAGCG atggctggagcggtgacaacGTACCTGGTAATACTGATCCAATTCCAGGCTCAACCACCATCCATCTAG